From the genome of Candidatus Omnitrophota bacterium:
GAGGGTCGCCTGTTCGAATCAGGCCAGGGACGCCAATTTTATGAAGAAGCAAAGAGTTTTGTGGTGGGTGTAGCTCAGCCCGGCTAGAGCACTTGACTGTGGCTCAAGACGTCGCGGGTTCAAATCCCGTCATCCACCCCAGTTTCGAGACAGTAGTCGAACCACGAGAGACTTCAATAACTCGTGTGATTTCAAGCAGTTAGAGGATTTGGTTTTTCAGGCTCGACTACTGTCCTGTTTGAGTTAGTTATTGGACGCCACTGCGAACCATAGAGCGCAGAGGTTAACATTCTAGAGGTGCTTAATTATGAATATCTTGATTGCTGTTGTAGCTACCTTTATTGTTACTGCCATATGGCAGTTATTTTCATCAAGAAAAATACGAGCAAATCACAGATTAATGACTACAGCGTTAATTAAAGAGCTTGATGAGATGGCGATGAAGCTTGGACACAAAGACTTTATAGTATATTTAAGTGCCACTAAGGGGCATGACTATGCAAATACCGCGGCCATTAATCTTAAATCATTTTATGATTCCTTTACTGATAGGGGAGCGGATTAATAACATTTTTGATTAATAAATGGAGCATAATGGATAAAAAACATTTAATAATAGGGTGGATAGTTGTTTTCATTGTATTAAGTATTTCTTCGATATGTTTTTCAGAGATTATCCATACGGCTTTCAACGAACAAGAGGTTAGCGGTTTTGATAAGCAATTAAAGAAACAGGGCATAGATATGCCGGAGGATGGTATTAATGAAATTCATAAAATTGATATAAATAATGATGGAAACGATGAATATGTTTTAACTAATACCAGTGGTTCTGGGCAATATTTTGATATTATTGGTATTTATAAAAAAGATGACGAGAAAATTCGAGATATATTTGATGAAATAAAATTACCATTACGGCGCTCAATTAGAGATGCTCGAAAAGAAACTTATGATTTAGAAGAAGGCTATGTAGGTCTTATGCGTGGGGAGGTAATTTTTGAAAGAGTTGATAAGCAAATATTTTTTACACTCATTGAACGAAGCGAAGATCGTCCATCTCCCTGGGCGTATAAATTTTTATGGAATAAAAATGGTATTGAGTTAATAGCTTCCGATTCGCTTGCGAGGGGAAGACCCCTCGAGGGTGAAGCGAAAATGGAATTAATTCTAGTATTAATAATCGCTTTTGCAGCACATACAATAAGCATATTGCTAGCCCTATATATTTATGACGACGCAAGGCGAAGATATGTCGCCAAGATCTGGCCATTTATGTGGGCGGCCTTAGTGTACTGTGCATGGCTATTTCTTGGTTGGATATACTTTTTATCAAGACCCCCGATTACAATTCGAGATATCAAAAAACGTTCAAAGTTAAAAACAATTGTTATATGGCTTATATCATATCCCGTGGTTATTATTGTGTTCCTTTTAGTTGTTGCGGCACGTAGTTTTCTAAAAAATATTTAAACTAACCTCTTGACAATACAACCATTTAGTTGTATACTTTATATAGGTGGAGATGAGGCTTTGTGGGTAGGATAGTAAGCTATTATTATTTGACAGAATCCGGCAAATGTCCGGTAAGAGAATTTATAGATTCTTTGGATTTTAAAACACAACGTAAGTTCTTTTTTGTTAAAGAGTTATTAGAAGAATTTGGCCATAAACTGCCTTATCCGCATGCTAAATATATAGGAAATGATGTATTTGAGCTAAGATTTAGAGGACAAGAGGGGCATATAAGAGTTTTATATTTCTTTTACCATCAAGATAGGGTTATATTTACTAACGGATTTATTAAGAAAACCGGCAAAACGCCAAAGAATGAAATAGAAACAGCAATAGAAAGAAGAAGTAAATATTTAAGCAAAACCAAAGGGGATGATTATAATGAAGATAGAAAGAGTAGATGAACATTTAAAAGAGAAGTTAAAAGACCCTTATTTTAAAGAACTATATGAGCTTGAAGAGCAAAAATTAAAGATTGTCAAGCACATCATTGACTATCGCATCAAAAATGATTTAACACAAGGAGATCTTGCTAAAAAGATAGGGGTGACGCAGCAGCACATATCAAAAATAGAAAATGGCGAATTTAGCAGCATGTCTACACTTGAAAAGGTGCTTTTATCCATAGGCTATACTGTAAAGATCCAGGCAACGCCATTACGGGGAAGTATAAGGCATAGAATAGAGCAGATTATTCATCCCAAGAAAAAAGTTCAGTTCGCGTAAGTAGTTGGAAAGGGGATGTCGAGAGATATCTCGAGCCGAGCGCGCCTTCTTCGGTAAAATGCTATAACTAGCTGTGCTGTAGGCTGTTGTGTGACTCGACTACTGTCTCGTTTGGGACCCCAGTTTTTGGATAGAAGTCGAACCATTTAATTATAACTAACAGGAAACCTATATGAGATTTAATCCATTTCGTCCTGGTAGTATCGTTCCTCCCGGAATGTTTTGTGGGCGCATCGAAGAAATTATGGCCCTAGAACGTATTTTATTCCAGACATCCAAAGGTAATCCTAATCATTTTTTATTGCAAGGTGAAAGGGGGATTGGTAAATCTTCATTGCTGTACTATATGCAATGTGTGGCGACTGGACAGATACTAGCGCTCGATGGACAGAAGTTTAAATTTATTAAAGTGAATTTGGAATTGACGCCTGCAAATTCGTATGTAGATATCATTAAGAAGCTAGGTACAGAACTTCAGAGAGAAGTGGCGTCATATAGTGGCGCGAAGGAATTACTTAAAACAGCTTGGAGCTTCCTGAAAAATTGGGAAGTTGCCGGAGTCAGATATAATACGCCTGCTACATCACTTAATCCTGAGGAATTATTAGATGATTTAACGCATACGATTTCAAAGACTTTGGAAGAATTTGGTGGTGAGATAAGCGGAATTATAGTTTTGATTGATGAAGCTGACAAACCAAATGAATCTGCCAGGTTAGGCGAGTTATTAAAAATTTTAACCGAACGTTTAACAAAAAAAGGTGCAGATAGAATTTGTTTTGGATTATCGGGCTTGCCAGATGTGGTAAGAAAACTAAAAAGTAGTCATGAGTCTTCGCCACGTATCTTTGAAATTTTTACTTTGCAATGTTTATCCCTAGAAGAAAGAAAAGAGGTTGTGCGTTCTGGATTAAGACGTGCAGAGAAAGAAAATGGTTTTGCAGTAACAATTACGCCTGAAGCAGAAAATTGGATTGGATGGTGGTCGGAAGGTTTTCCTCATTTTGTACAACAGTTTGCACATTCTGCTTTTGACACGGATATCGATAATAATATAGATGAAAATGATGTTGATAAAGGTGCTTTTAAGGAAAATGGGGCTTTTCAACAACTTGGGGTAAAATATTTTGAAGAAATGTATTTTGATAAAATTAATTCAGATGAATATAGGGAAGTTCTAAAAGCGATGTCTCAAATAGATATTGAAATAAAAGGAAGCTGGATTTCAAGGCAGCAGATTAGGGATAAATTAGATAAAAATGAAATTAAAATGAAGCCGACAACTTTCAATAATGCAGTTAGAACATTATTACAAAGAAAGATTATTGTCCCTAAGCCTGGTTCTAAAGGTCAGTATCGGTTTCCTACAACTTCTTTTGGTGTATGGATACGGGGATATTCTCAGGCAAAAATACAATCAGCAGCCTTGAAATAACCCATTTATTTACGCAATAGGAAAATAGTAATAGTATATTTTTTATCTCACCATCCCAGAAATCAGCGAGGAATTGCCTCTCTGAATTGCGGAATGTGGTACATATTAAGGTGTTTGATACATCAAGTGTCATTTGAGGGTTAGAGAGGTTTCCCCTCGGCTCATACGAGAGGGACCCCATTTTTTGGAATAGAAGAAAATATGGAAATAGTAGATAAGAAAATTACAATAAACGAGCTTAAGAAAACAGCTGCAAATACTTTTGGGGATTTGGTAAAAGCAGTTGTTGATGTGGATAGGGAGTTAATCGCCCTTGATGCCGAGCTTCATTCGGATTTGGAAGCGCTGCTTATTGAGGATGGATCGAAGCAGAAAAGTTTATGGGGGATTAACCTTTATCCGGAATTAAAAGGAGATGGGTTTATTGAATTTGATTCACTGATTAATATACGTCCGTCCGTACCAAATAGAAGTCGCGGCGTGGAAAACGAAGAAATGCAGAAAAGAATAATATTGATAGTCGCTAAATGGATAATCCTATGAGTTATCAACATAAGGATCTCGCGTCAGGTCGATGGAATAGTCTATCGTTCCTGGAGCAAATGGCGAATATAGGCAGCGAAGTCGAGCGTGCTTTAAGCTGGCAGGCAAAAGATAATATTGCATATAGCCAAAAAGCCTTTGAACGTGCTCTTGAGCTTTTGGATTTAACATTGGATAATAGCGAAGCCCATGCTCGTATTAAAGAGCTTAGCCGTATGCGTGAAGCCATTGTTGATTATTTTATGGGCTCAAATATGTTTAATTCCACAGCGGAGTCCTGGAGAAGATATTTCTTACCCTTTGCCTATTCAGTTCGTTCCCATAGTTAAACCTTAAACATTAATTTAGATAAATCTTAAATTTGATTGCATCTTCCGTAGAGGATTGGTAACCTCAGATTCACCCTGGGCTGTATACGGAGAGGGCGCCCCATCGTTGAATTTGATCGCCCGCCGTGAGGGGAGACGCCCAATTATTTTTGATTCGGTTTCGGATATCCGGGTTATATAATATACCGCCATGTTCGAAACCTATCGCCATCTTAGACACAAATATCCTAAAATCTCCTTATATCAAGAACGACGCCTTATCAAGCAAGCGCAGGGGCGCTCCAAGAAAAAGAAGAATGAGCTTGTAGAACGCCATGTCTGGTTTGTAATCTTCCGGATCAATAATATAGCATTCCCGGCATATCGCGCTCGTTTCGGGGAAGAGATCCTATCACAAGCCATATTTATCTTATATGAAAAAGTTAAAACTTACGACTTAAGATATAAGGATAAGAAAGGTAACTTAAAACCCGTCCGGTTTAGCTCTTATATTTGGAAAAGGATAGACGGCTTTATTATCGATTGCTTTAAGAGTGAGCTTAGTAGGGAAAAAATAAATATAAAAAAGCTTGACAATCTATAAGTTGCATAGTAAAGTAGTTTCGAAATACATAAACTATGAAAATAACTATAAGGAGGCGTAGCAATGGATAAGAATATGGAAGAGCGAATGTTTCAAATGCATGCCGAGGTTTGTAAAAGCATGGCTAACCCAACACGGTTAAAGATCATAAATTTATTGGGCGAAGGAGAAAAAAGCGTTGAAGAATTAAGGAAAAGTCTCAAATTACCTAAAGCGAATCTTTCTCAACATTTGAGCATACTACGCCAGCGTAGGATCGTTGCCGCAAGAAGAGAGGGTCTTAATGTTTACTATAAATGCGCAAATCAAAAAATGCTCAAAGCCTGTGCGATCTTACGAGAAGTGTTGATGGAGCAACTCGCAGACAGCGGCCGTTTAGGTAAATGGATAGATAAGGGGGAGAAATGACCCATTCGACAAGCTCAGGGTCATCCTGAGCGACTGAAAGGAGCCGAAGGATGAAACTCGAACGTTTAACGCAAATCGGTTTAGACCGCCCTAAGCTTATTATTGGACTCGTAATTGTCATTAGCCTTTTCTTCATGGCGCAGTTTCCAAAGATTACAATCGATACCGATCCCAAGCATATGCTTCCTGCGGATTCTCCCGTTCGCCAGTATAACGATAAGGTGGAAAAAGACTTTGTCCTTCATCCTGATGTGATTGTATTAGGAATAGTCAATACGGATGGGGTTTTTAACCCGCAGACCCTTACCTATATTAAGGATCTGACGAATGCTGTTCGGCAGATCCCCGGCGTAATCGTGCGGGATGTGGATAGTTTGTCAACCGTAGAGAATGTATTTTCTAATGAGGGTGAGCTTGTTGTCAGGCCTGCTTTAGGTGATATTCCACAGACTGAAAGTACGCTATCAGCTTTGCGCAAAAGCATTTTAGATAACTCGCTTTTTGCGGGGCGATTTATTTCTTCGGACGGGAAAGCCGTAGCGATCTTTATCCCTATAGAGCCGACCGCCAACGGTAAGGAAATAGCAGATAAAATCCGTACAGTACTGCCGAAAAATTCAGGTCAGAATCATTTTTATCTTGCAGGAGATCCGGTTGCCCGCGATACATTCGGAACAGAGATGTTTCGCCAGATGGCACTTTTTTCTCCTATAGCTGGTTTTGTGATGTGTGTCGCGTTATGGTTTATGTTTCGCAATGTCACCGTGATTATTGCTAACATGGCTGTTGCAATGATCAGTATCATCTGGAGCATGGGAGGAATGATCGGCTTAGGGCTTCCTGTCCATATCATGAGCTCTATGGCCCCGGTATTTTTAATGGCTATTGCAACCGATGCGGTTCACATTTTTAATGAGTTTGCCTTCCGATTAGGTGAAGGGCACGATAAACGCAAGGCCATTCTGGAAACAATGAAAGTTGTTGCTCATCCAGTCTTTTATTCGGATGTCACCACAGCCGTGGGTTTTGCCGCGCTTGCGACAGTTACCATCGTTCCGGTCAAGATTTTCGGGCTTGTTGTTGCGTTTGGGACACTGGTTATCCTTCTTATGAGCTATACCTTTGTTCCGGCTCTACTTATGCTTATTCCCGAAAAGCATATTTTAAAGCTTGCATCAGCGCAGGGAAAAGGAGATAAGCTACCCCCGTCGCTTTTACGTTTGGGACGTTTTTGTGTAGAAAAGGCCAAGCCAATCATACTTGTGGGTATCGTGCTGTTTATAGTGGCGATGGCAGGCCTTACGCGCATTCATGTTAATAACAATATGGTCCATTGGTTTAAATTCAATAGTGAAGTCAGGTCCGCAGATCGTCTCATGAATAAATATCTCGGTGGAACTTCCACAGCCTATTTGGTCGTTCAGGCCAAAGACGATGGTGCTGTGGGGGATCCCGTGTTTTTACGTCAAATTGAAGGCCTTCAGCGTGAATTGGAAAAAGACCCCCTTGTTGGGAAGACATTTTCCCTGGCAGACTATATTAAACGCACGAATCTGGTTATGCATGATGATGCACCGCTATTCAATCGCATACCGGATTCTAAGCAAGAAGTAGGGCAATACCTGTTTCTTTTACAATCAGCGGCAAAACCTCGGCACCTTGATAACGTTGCTGATTTTTCTCTTAAAACTGCCAATATAATTATTCAGTTGAAAAGTTGGGATGCTGATACGATGAAGTCAGTAATTAGCCGGGCAAATAGCTTCTTTGCTTCGCATCCGTTGCCGGAAGGAGCGAATTTTAAACCAGCTGGAATCGCCTATTTTAATATGGTATGGAACCATGAGGTGCTTTGGGGGATGGTTAACAGCTTCCTCTGGGGGCTCGTTCTGGTATTGATACTCCTTCTCTTCCAGACCCGTTCGTTTTTGTGGGGGGTATTGAGTTTTCTGCCGCTTCTTTTCACAATCGCGTTGATTTATGGCGTAGTCGGGTTAATCGGAAAAGACTTTGATATGCCGGTTGCCGTGCTATCCACACTTTCCTTGGGCATGGCTATTGATTTTGCTATCCATTTCGTTGGGCGGTTCCATCAGCGGTATAAAGAAGACCCTCGCCTTAAAGA
Proteins encoded in this window:
- a CDS encoding MMPL family transporter; this translates as MKLERLTQIGLDRPKLIIGLVIVISLFFMAQFPKITIDTDPKHMLPADSPVRQYNDKVEKDFVLHPDVIVLGIVNTDGVFNPQTLTYIKDLTNAVRQIPGVIVRDVDSLSTVENVFSNEGELVVRPALGDIPQTESTLSALRKSILDNSLFAGRFISSDGKAVAIFIPIEPTANGKEIADKIRTVLPKNSGQNHFYLAGDPVARDTFGTEMFRQMALFSPIAGFVMCVALWFMFRNVTVIIANMAVAMISIIWSMGGMIGLGLPVHIMSSMAPVFLMAIATDAVHIFNEFAFRLGEGHDKRKAILETMKVVAHPVFYSDVTTAVGFAALATVTIVPVKIFGLVVAFGTLVILLMSYTFVPALLMLIPEKHILKLASAQGKGDKLPPSLLRLGRFCVEKAKPIILVGIVLFIVAMAGLTRIHVNNNMVHWFKFNSEVRSADRLMNKYLGGTSTAYLVVQAKDDGAVGDPVFLRQIEGLQRELEKDPLVGKTFSLADYIKRTNLVMHDDAPLFNRIPDSKQEVGQYLFLLQSAAKPRHLDNVADFSLKTANIIIQLKSWDADTMKSVISRANSFFASHPLPEGANFKPAGIAYFNMVWNHEVLWGMVNSFLWGLVLVLILLLFQTRSFLWGVLSFLPLLFTIALIYGVVGLIGKDFDMPVAVLSTLSLGMAIDFAIHFVGRFHQRYKEDPRLKEALIWTVARPGKGIFLNATLFATGFAVMAFAALTPYITVGVFMAAIMVLSSVMSVIYLPALIQLGRRKLIKEGGV
- a CDS encoding ATP-binding protein; the encoded protein is MRFNPFRPGSIVPPGMFCGRIEEIMALERILFQTSKGNPNHFLLQGERGIGKSSLLYYMQCVATGQILALDGQKFKFIKVNLELTPANSYVDIIKKLGTELQREVASYSGAKELLKTAWSFLKNWEVAGVRYNTPATSLNPEELLDDLTHTISKTLEEFGGEISGIIVLIDEADKPNESARLGELLKILTERLTKKGADRICFGLSGLPDVVRKLKSSHESSPRIFEIFTLQCLSLEERKEVVRSGLRRAEKENGFAVTITPEAENWIGWWSEGFPHFVQQFAHSAFDTDIDNNIDENDVDKGAFKENGAFQQLGVKYFEEMYFDKINSDEYREVLKAMSQIDIEIKGSWISRQQIRDKLDKNEIKMKPTTFNNAVRTLLQRKIIVPKPGSKGQYRFPTTSFGVWIRGYSQAKIQSAALK
- a CDS encoding DUF5674 family protein, translated to MEIVDKKITINELKKTAANTFGDLVKAVVDVDRELIALDAELHSDLEALLIEDGSKQKSLWGINLYPELKGDGFIEFDSLINIRPSVPNRSRGVENEEMQKRIILIVAKWIIL
- a CDS encoding type II toxin-antitoxin system RelE/ParE family toxin, yielding MGRIVSYYYLTESGKCPVREFIDSLDFKTQRKFFFVKELLEEFGHKLPYPHAKYIGNDVFELRFRGQEGHIRVLYFFYHQDRVIFTNGFIKKTGKTPKNEIETAIERRSKYLSKTKGDDYNEDRKSR
- a CDS encoding helix-turn-helix transcriptional regulator, with the protein product MKIERVDEHLKEKLKDPYFKELYELEEQKLKIVKHIIDYRIKNDLTQGDLAKKIGVTQQHISKIENGEFSSMSTLEKVLLSIGYTVKIQATPLRGSIRHRIEQIIHPKKKVQFA
- a CDS encoding metalloregulator ArsR/SmtB family transcription factor codes for the protein MDKNMEERMFQMHAEVCKSMANPTRLKIINLLGEGEKSVEELRKSLKLPKANLSQHLSILRQRRIVAARREGLNVYYKCANQKMLKACAILREVLMEQLADSGRLGKWIDKGEK